Proteins found in one Salvelinus alpinus chromosome 11, SLU_Salpinus.1, whole genome shotgun sequence genomic segment:
- the LOC139534720 gene encoding putative nuclease HARBI1: MSSSPSLATEDSVTSKRSSIGLQMVCNADCVISNVVAKWPGSVHDSKIFRASEIYQCLSQGEFSGVLLGDRGYGCQPFLLTPFTDPQEAQQAYNHAHARTRARVEMTFGLLKARFHCLHKLRVSPVRACDITVACAVLHNVACLRKERAPRVPPAMDWDNPAIFPDDDSGRLLRDQYVLNYFS; encoded by the exons atgtcttcatctccttccctggccacagaagactctgtgacatcaaagaggagttctataggattgcag atggtctgcaatgctgactgtgtgatcagcaatgttgtggcaaaatggcctggctcagtccatgactccaaaatctttcgggcctctgaaatctatcagtgcctatcacaag gtgaattctctggtgtgttgctgggagacagggggtatggctgccagccttttctcctgacacctttcacagacccccaggaagcacagcaggcctacaaccatgcccatgccaggaccagggccagagttgaaatgacctttggcctcctgaaggcacgctttcactgccttcacaaattaagggtcagccctgttagggcatgtgatattactgtggcttgtgctgtcctccacaatgtggcctgcctgaggaaggagagggcccccagagtgccaccagccatggactgggacaatccggcaatcttccctgatgacgacagtggtcggctgctgagggaccaatatgtgttgaattattttagttag